From a single Ornithorhynchus anatinus isolate Pmale09 chromosome 15, mOrnAna1.pri.v4, whole genome shotgun sequence genomic region:
- the ORNANAV1R3107 gene encoding vomeronasal 1 receptor ornAnaV1R3107: MDASEISYGVLLLLQIIIGILRNVFLLLVYAHVVFTSHKMYPLDLILSHLALANMMVLVSFGIPKTMSAWGLRNFLDAIGCKIVFYVYRVGRSLVICTTCFLSVFQAITISPATFWWTGVKAKLPKCILPSCLFSWVLSLLIDVTIPLNMDRPLNSTNNQRTFITKYCSSIRGSVVINLINVLVLSLRELFFVGLMGAASGYMVLFLHRHHRQVQHLHGPGRSLRMMPEIRATKNVVALVTLYVLLYGQETVTLSILITERKKSPHLVNSFKMLTFTFSVISPFLIIHSKQRMRMFGRRTSPISN; this comes from the coding sequence ATGGATGCCAGCGAGATATCCTATGGTGTCCTGCTTCTGCTTCAGATCATTATTGGCATCTTGaggaatgtcttcctcctccttgtttaTGCTCACGTGGTCTTCACCAGCCACAAGATGTACCCTTTAGACTTGATCCTCTCCCATCTGGCCTTGGCCAACATGATGGTCCTTGTCAGTTTTGGAATCCCAAAGACCATGTCAGCTTGGGGACTGAGAAACTTCCTGGACGCCATTGGCTGTAAAATAGTCTTCTATGTCTACCGAGTGGGCCGGAGCCTTGTCATCTGTACCACCTGCttcctgagcgtcttccaggccatcaccatcagccctgCCACTTTCTGGTGGACAGGAGTCAAAGCCAAGTTACCGAAGTgcatccttccctcctgcctcttctcttggGTCCTCAGTCTGCTGATAGATGTGACTATACCGCTGAACATGGACAGACCTCTAAACTCCACGAATAATCAAAGGACATTTATTACCAAATATTGCTCCTCCATCAGGGGCAGTGTAGTCATCAACTTGATCAATGTGTTGGTCCTCTCCCTGAGGGAACTGTTCTTTGTGGGTCTCATGGGTgcagccagtggctacatggtgcttTTCTTGCACAGGCACCACCGACAGGTCCAGCACCTCCATGGTCCTGGTCGCTCCCTCAGAATGATGCCTGAGATCAGGGCAACCAAGAATGTAGTCGCCCTAGTCACTCTTTATGTCCTCCTCTATGGGCAAGAGACAGTCACGCTAAGCATTTTAATCACCGAGAGGAAAAAATCCCCTCACCTGGTGAATTCTTTCAAGATGTTGACCTTTACCTTCTCGGTCATCAGTCCATTTCTCATCATTCACAGTAAACAGAGGATGAGAATGTTTGGGAGAAGGACATCTCCCATTTCCAACTGA